In one Musa acuminata AAA Group cultivar baxijiao chromosome BXJ2-5, Cavendish_Baxijiao_AAA, whole genome shotgun sequence genomic region, the following are encoded:
- the LOC135613220 gene encoding protein HOTHEAD-like gives MPTIDTGAGRQTPQAYGVLYSDEMGGMHEAYVKDGSAGEIILSAGALGSPQLLMLSGVGPSEHLRSFGIEVVLDQPMIGRGMSDNPMNIIAAPSPQPVEISSIQVAGITHSGNYVESFTGFNLAASLVHDTSGGGTETSDQNPQLSPPPSKEGKQDVFSFQGGIILDKLARPLSRGFLQFKNRNPDDNPSATFNYFTEPADVEACVEGLETMKRALESKGLSKFRYPKSITMKRVRSRSTVHGMRMTPPPRSNTARTSCSPYTITMEGA, from the exons ATGCCTACAATTGATACCGGTGCAGGAAGACAGACGCCACAGGCATATGGCGTGCTGTATTCGGACGAGATGGGCGGCATGCACGAGGCCTACGTGAAGGATGGCTCGGCCGGCGAAATTATCTTGTCAGCGGGAGCCCTCGGAAGCCCGCAGCTACTCATGTTGAGCGGCGTCGGTCCCTCTGAGCACCTCAGATCTTTTGGCATCGAGGTGGTATTGGACCAGCCGATGATCGGGCGAGGCATGTCGGACAACCCCATGAACATCATCGCTGCCCCTTCGCCGCAGCCAGTCGAGATCAGCTCCATCCAAGTCGCCGGAATCACTCACTCAGGAAACTACGTCGAGTCCTTTACCGGCTTCAACCTAGCAGCTTCTCTCGTCCATGACACCTCTGGTGGTGGTACAGAAACATCCGACCAG AACCCTCAACTATCACCACCTCCGTCTAAGGAAGGAAAGCAAGACGTGTTTTCATTCCAAGGCGGCATAATACTTGACAAGTTGGCGCGCCCTCTTTCTCGAGGTTTCCTTCAGTTCAAGAACCGCAATCCAGACGACAACCCCTCCGCCACCTTCAATTACTTCACGGAGCCTGCGGACGTTGAGGCATGTGTCGAGGGCTTAGAGACGATGAAGAGAGCGCTCGAGTCGAAAGGACTGTCGAAGTTTAGGTACCCCAAATCAATCACGATGAAGCGAGTTCGATCCCGAAGCACCGTCCACGGCATGAGAATGACCCCACCTCCTCGGAGCAATACTGCAAGGACGTCGTGCTCACCATATACCATTACCATGGAGGGTGCTTAG